ACTGTGCCCTTCCGCGGGCCCCACGCTGGgtaaaataaagatcagagaggtagtttatttttcttgtctctttctttGAGAGAGAGAAGGTGTTAAAAACCTCAGCCTTATGGTGTCAGGTGGGTGCCACTCCCCACAACTGGTGCCTCTTCCTGCCTAACCTCCCAGCATCAGTCCCTTCATAACTCACTCTCTGGGGCCAAAGGGCCTGAATGGCTGCAGCATCGTGTTTCCCACTCTCACCATCCTGCAGAGCCTTGGCGAGTCCCAGAGAGAAGGTGGGGGCCATCTGTGCCTAGAAGTGGAGGTAAACTCTTGACTTTTGGGTTGATCTCATGAGGGCTCCTTTCCAGGGCTGTGTGTATGAGCCAGAAGATCCAAGCACGGGACAGTGAATCCTTACTCCGAGCTCACAGTTATTGAATTTGCCTCTCATTTTGCACATGGTGGTTGTGGAAGACATATTTGGGGTCATAAAGTCACTTCCATAAGAGTCTCAGTAGGAAGGATGGAGCAGAGAGCTGAATCCAGGGAGACTGAGGGCTTCACCCTTCTTCCCAGAAATACTTGCCAGACCTTCTCTTTCAGCCATCCCGATTCCATGATTCCAAGCAAGAGGTCTGTGATCACCAAGTGCGTGGGTCACAGAAGTGGAACATTCCATCATAGGAGTCAGAAGCAGAACACCCCATCATGGTCCAAGGGGGGAACCTCACTGTGCAGAGCACAGGTACAGGGCACATCTAAGAGATGGGTCCGCGTAGATCATGGAAATACCATTCTTCCTGTGGAGGCAGAGAGTGACCCAGTGGAGCAGTCAACGTGCGTGGCTGAAAGTCACAGGGACACTCTGGTCAGGGCTGGGCTGGCATCTGTTGTCTCCAGCAGATCCTCTGCCCAGCATCCCATCCTAAATCTCAGTCCGTTTGGGTCTCACTCAGACTCTCATTCAGACCTTGCCCAGCTCTCATTCTGGGGCCCAGCAGTTCTCACCTGGGGGTGATCCTTCTCTCTCCTCGCCCCCCATGTcaagagacatttttggttgtctcaGCTGGGAGGGGGGTGCTACTGGTGTCTGGTGGGTGGAGTCCAGAGATGGTGCTAAGCAACCTACAGTGCACAGTagagtgcccccacccccatgtgacaattatctggccccaaatatCAACaatgccaaggctgagaaacccgGCTTAGATGATTCTCTGCCTGCAAATAATAACCACCTCTGATCACTCAGTGTAGGGGGAAGGCAGGGTTACAAGTCTGGGGCAGCTCTCCAAATTCAGCTTACGGTAAGACACCCCTGTTCTTAGACAACTGGCAATAGGTTCCATGTCAATGAACAGAGATGAAGAAGCTGGAGAAGAGACACTGACTGAGATATTTCacgaagaaaaaatttaaacagaaagtCCTCTCTTTGGCCCTGCTGACCTCTCCGCTCACCCTTCAGCTGGGTTTCTCCTTGCTCGCTCTGCCCCAGCTGCGCTTGGTGTTGCCAGCTCCAAGCGCAGCCTGCCCTGGGTCCCGTACTTGTTGTCCTCTCTTTCTGCCTGGTGAGGGAGGGCTTGGGGGCATCACAACATTTCATGTGGTCACCGCTTTTCAGCACAGTCAGCAGGTCCTCACCCAGCTGACAACCAAGTCTCATGGAGGTTCCTCCCCATCACACTGAGGTGGAAAGCCCCATAAAAAACACTGGCAGGACGCCCAGtcagggccactgctctcctgccagcatcattcagttccctggcccagtggctttATCTCACCTTTTGCCTCTGAaagggcttacttctaggaaagtggaacttacccctaaaattctattggttccctgagctaacttcTGGTTGGTCCATTtctagtacttcatttgcatggagcttgctcctgattggttatttctttcactcctgattggtctatttccctcactcctgattggcccatttgtagtacttcatttgcatggcgctcactcctgattggttatttctctccctcctgattggagggagaaagcttgttcctaattagtcaacttctgttatactttatttgcatatgatgttgcaaagtgtaaactggcagcctataaaagcctgtgtaaaccaaCAGACGGGGTCCAGATCTTGGAgtattaactcctctgggcccgctggcgtaataatcCGGAGTTCTCCAACtttccgagtgctgcttggttcCTCGCCCGGATGCAGGTTGCTGTCACAGTTGGGCTGTAACACTTGAGCTGTAACACTCTTTTCTGCAACAACACCTTCTTCCATCACCCTATTTATATCCTTCTAAGCCAGTGATTCTTAATTGGATGGTTCTTAACTTTGTCCCCAAGGGGACATTTGATAATGTCCAGAGATGTTTTTGGTTGTCACGTGTAGAGTGGGGCAGTGCTGCTGGCAGCTAGTGTGTAGAGGGCAGTTGTCACGTGTAGGGTGGGTGGGTGCTCCGGGCAGCTAGTGTGTAGATGGCAGAGATGTTACTCAGCGGCACACAGTGCAGGACAGTGTCTGctgtggactgaactgtgtccccctcaAATGCACATGTTGActccctaacccccaatgtgactaTGTTTAGGAGACAGGGCTTTTAGGGGATAAGGAAGATTAAATGGTGGTCGCCATAATGGTGGGCTCCTAGTTGGGTAGGACTGGTGGCCCTGTAAGAGGGGGAAACCAGGGCTGTGTCTCTCCAAGTTCATGCACTGAGGAGACGTTGTCTGCAAGTCAGGAGGAGTACTGCTACAGGAACTGAACTGGCTGGCACCGCGGCTTTGCAGacctagaactgtgagaaaattaatttctgtcgTTCGTCCACccggtctgtggtattttgttatggcagcccaagatGAATAAGACAGTCCCCCAAGATGCAGGATTACCTGGCCCCAAATGACaatagtgctgaggctgagaagccctgtTGAGTTTGAAGAGTTTCAGACGTGCGTGTGTAAGTAGAGTCTGATCTGTAGGTGGGGTGACTGACTCATCCTGCTTTTTTATATGAGCCATTCTATTACATGACAATCGACATAACAATTACATTAAGTTAATTTGCAGATTAAATAACTAACTGCTACAATATAAACATatagtgtatatgtatgtgtgtgtggtacatacataaatataaaatgaaatagcaAATCTAAAGAAAAAGTTTAGCAGGAAAGATGAGGACATTGTGTGTTGTGCTTTGTGAGGCCTTTTAAATGGAATATAGGAACAAAAGTTTTTAccaaatcaaatatacttcaataaaaaataaattaaaaaagtatttaccaaaaaaagtATTTACCCACGACTACACATAGATCAAAATGTTGCGAGTTACAGCTAGTATCATATATCAGAGGAACACTGTGACACGAATACAACTAAAACCATTGTATACATAATACAGtaaatattcctaaaatttataattatttaaaaatatttttataaaagaccTTTACCTGATTGGAATTTCAAAGGAGACATGAGGACACTTGTtaggataaataataaatacacacGTCTCTACCCATGAACATATGAACGATAAACTCTGTTATTACCTTCTGGTTTGTGGGACACGTTTTTTCCAGCAGTGACCAGCACAAGCATAAGTATAGAGACAAGAGCCCTGTAAACAGGGCTGGAATTTTTTTGAAGTTAGAGGAACCGCTTTGGTGGTAGGAAGGTGATGAGTCCAGGCTGGTTGGAAAAAGCTGATAAATAATCTGAAGtcccagggaaaaaaaataggattCAGAGAAACAAATTTGGGCACCCATCTGAGGTCAACCCAGACTTGTGTCCAGAGAAAGGTGGGTCTACCATAGGTTCTTAAAGGTCTGGCGCTGGAAAGCTTGAGAGCTTGGTGGCGCAGGGACAGTCAGAAGTGAGTAGGGAGAGATTTCAGAGAAGGCCAGCGAAGTGACTGTTTCAAAAGGAAGTGGTCGTCTacaagggagagagaaacagagacaagaTGCAGGCTGAGAAGTGTCCACTGGTTCCAGGAAACTCACCGTTTGTCACAAAAACAGCCTCAGAGGAAATCTGGGGTGAGAAACTAGTTTCCAGTGGTTGAAGAATGAGCAAGGAGGGGCGAAGCAAAGACTGTCAGCGTGGGTAAGATCTCAGGGCAGTTGGTCCCCATATCCATGGACCAGTGAGAGTGGGAGGGGACGGACATTCTTCCACATAACTGTATCCACGTTCTGAACCTTTGGCTCCTATTCCTAACTCAGAGTTGGAAGACTTTGCTACCAATGGTGGTGGTGGAACATGAATAAATCTCCAGGATGACACCGTGGACTTATGTATTACTAAGGAGCTGTTGTTCCCTCCTCTTGGCAAATGGAAGGTGAAAATAGAGGAGTCATATCTTGCCTCAGGAACACAGATTTCAATGGAAATTGAATTTGGTCCTTTCCCGCTACCTTCTGATTCTGCGGTGCATCTGTTGTATGAAATGGAATGAAGGAAACAGGCGGGGAAGGCAGACTGCGAGTCCAGCCTTATTGTTGTAATGGGAATATGGGAGAACTTGGGGGTAAACACAGAAGGAAGAGACGCTGGGCTGATGTAGGGAGGAGATGCCATCTCAGCCTTCAAACCTCAGCTTTCCTAATACCCAAGAGACCAGGATACTGTAGCGTCAACCTGCAGAAACAGATTTCCAGGCATGTGGGCACCTTGAGAAAGGGAGATGGGCTAGACCAGCAATGAGTGTGcctgatttaaaaattacatatatatgtatatatgtatataattcagccatgagaaagaaggagatCTTGTCGTTTATGACAGcaaggatggaccttgagagcactgtgctaagtcagagaaagacaattactgtATAATaccacttatgtggaatctaaagaaggccaaactcatagaagcagagagtagattGGTGGTTACTAAAGGCTGGGGCGTGGGGGAAAAGGGAAGGTGATGTTTAAGGGTATAAACTTGCAAGCAGTAGACAAGTGAGTCCTGGAgatctggtgcacagcatagtgatttgagaCAACAGTATTGTATGACAGTCATCAAACTTGccaagagactagatcttaactattccagccacaaaaaagaaatggtaattatgcgATGTGATGGGGCTGTTAGCCAACACTACAACGGCAATTATTTTACAATAGAAAAGTGGATCAAATCaacacactgtacaccttaagcCTACACGATGTCCTATGTCGGTTGTATTTTGGTTTAGGAAAGCTCTTCTCAGTCTGAGATGACAGGTGCCCTCTGATGTCTCCGATGCTGCCGCAAACGTAGCCTCTTCTTACCGCACCTGTTGTGGTTCATCTACACCATCAACACCAGTGGGTGAGAATGAGGGGGGAAGAGGTCCCCTTTATCCACCCAGTTGACCAATTTAGAGTTCTTGTTGATCCTACCACCTGCTTACCCATcatttataaacaataaaatgaagtatggCTCCTGTGCCTAAAATATGTCAAAGGTGTCCACCTTCTCTGAGTTGTTCTCAGCTGACATCTAGAATAATGTAGGAGGCTCCTGGCCGGTCTCACTGGAgatgttctttctcatttttcagttGAGATGAGCTTAGCAAAAGAAGAATACAAAGGAATTTTCTAACTGGAACAATGAGTGTCTACAAGAAACTGTAGCAATTAGCTTACTCAATGGTAAGGTATTAAAAATATTCCCCATAATATTGGTACTAAGAAAAGGACACCTGCTACCATTACTCATGTCCATTAatgtactggaggttctagccaggtaataagacagtgaaaaaaaacaaaaaggaatcaGTTTTGGAAAAAACCTCTAAAAATGTTTGAATCTAAAACTGTCAAAATTAAGAAGTGAACTTTGCAAGACACATTCagcatacaaaaatattttattttcacagcaCCAGCAACCGACAACAGCaataaaattattcaaagaaTGACACCATTTACAAACTAAAAGTCATACAAGTAGGAATCCATCTGGAGGTGATGTAACTGGTGGGTATATCTTGTGGGAGTTAACAAAAGTATGCACGTTCTCTACGCAGAAGACTACAAGATACTCTTTAGAGAAAGTACTGAGATGAAGTTTAGTGGTGAAATATACCACATTTATGGTTGGAAACTTCCGTGGATGGAAAATTGAGGAGATGATGGTTCTCCCTAAATTGATCTGTAGCTTCAATACAATCTCTTGTGAAAGTCAGGAGCGTGCTTTGTGAAAACTGACATCCTAAAGTTAATATTGAAAGTCAAAGAGTGCAGAATAATCAAGGcaatcttgaaaaataagaacGAAGCTAGAAAATATATGTTGCCAAGCCTCGAGACCGTGGTGTAGTCATCACTCATAGCTGGACCTCCAGCTGGTTTACCTGTATCAGTTATGGGACCCCTCTCCTCTGGGCTGTCAACCACTGAAACAGGTGAGTCATTCTCAACTCTTCTACCCAACCCCccaagcttttgttttcttctgcatGTTTCCTTATTCTCACTGCAGCCAGAAGGGTCTTTATACAGTGCCCAGTCATCGTAACACATCCTTGATCAAAATGTTTAATGAGCTCCCTTTGCCTTAAGGATAAAATGTGTGTTTATTACGTGGCTTCCATGGCCACGCTTGGTCTGTCTCCTGCATTTCCCCAGCATCGCCCAgagcctcttcctctctctctctcaggatcAAAGCTCCCATTATACTGCATGTGTTCACCCCCTATCTTGCACCTGAGCCTTTGTATAAACTGGTGCAGACACCCGCCATCATCTCCTTTCCTCACCTCTGCACCCTCCTCAGTTTCTCTATTTGACAGAATCTTGCACAGGAAGAAGCTCCAAGGCCATCTTTTATTTATGCTGTCACAGGACTTTTCCCctttcattttctcacttctttaaGATCTCTACTCCTGGGCAATAAATTCTGTTATGGCGGGGATGATGTTGCCTCGGTGTGTTACACCTTCCCCAGTGCCTGACACGGAGAAGGATCTTGTACCAGAGACTAGAATTGCTTATTACAACTCTTACATCACTGTTCATGTCATTGCTAATGGAAGTACCAAAACAGCTTGCCATAGAGCCACTTGGAATAAAGGCTCCATTTCTCAACCTTCCTTGCTTCTAAGTGGGGCAAGCTATTAAGTTCTGTCCATTGGGAAATACATGGAAGTGTTTTTTGAGTGTTTCCAATAAATCTTGGTAAGAAACAATTGGCCCTTACTTTACACCTCCCCCCCACCCACTTCCTCcgcccctccctctctcactcatTACTTACAGTAGTgaattatagaaaaatataattcaacatTAACTAGAAAGTCTTGGACCTTAGAACACCTCGTaaatgaagaacagagagaaggaaattcAGCAGTGGGGGCACTGGTAATGAGGTAATAATTGGTGAGATTTTCCATTGCCTGTAGGACCAGGAATAATAATGGTTACCATGCACTGAGTGGCTAACATACATCAGAGCTTATGCTAGCTTCTGGTTATTCTtgatctcattaaatcttcatGTCATCCCTTTGAGGTTGGAATTAATATTCTCTGCTATTTAACAGAAAACTCAgattcatagaatgaatttgacCTGTTTGAGGTATTGGAATATTGAGGAGAGGTGGTGACCCACATAATGGGCATATTGATGGACTGATCAAGTGGAAActcaaaaaaaggaaagggttTGTGGTGCCCAGTCAACATTTCAAGGGCCATACTCAGGAGTCTCACGTTCCAAGCACTACTCCAGCCCTGTAAATATCCATTaatccaacatgtatttcctgaGAACTGTCTCAGTAGTGGGAACTATGAACATAGCCGTTAAATCTGACATAAATTTAATTCACGTGAGTTCACAGTAGATACAGGAAAATGGATATGAATGCAGTATTAGGGTTCAAGTGCTGTCAGAGAGAAATTCAAGGTGCTTTGGGAGCATAAAAGCAGTGTCTTCAGTCAAGCCGGAGGATTTGGGAGACTTTCTTGGAGGAGGTAATATTTACTAAGAGACCCAAGGAACAAGGCAAGGTGTGGATGAAGAGGTGAGGAAGATGGGACCCTTCAGGCGCACgggacagagggaaggagggcgTGGCTGAAATCCAGCCAGGACACGTCACATGGCCGTGCGGTTTGATTGGATCTCCATTGCCTGGTCCCTGCCTCTCTGGCTCCCGTTCCATTTGATAAATGCCTATGCTGTactggttgttaaatattttgaatcacATCtgctgagaaagcaaagaagaaacagGGATAAAGACAAAAGTCGGAAGGAAGTAATTCTCGTAGCCATGAAGGTTTTAAAGAAGGTGTTTTCAGGGAAGACCAGAGCGGTTAACGTCTGGCTTGCAGGGAGCCCGCACGGTAATACGGAGAGCCCAGAAGAGACAAGGGGATGTGTCTGCAGGGGAAACTGAGCATCTTCGTACCCACTCCTGCCAAACTCCGTGCAGTTCTGCCTCGGTTTTCTGCGATGACCCCTCCTCCGCTGGGCTCCCGCAGCCCACATTCAGGATAGGCTGTCGGCTTTGCCCGTGGCCACCACATCTCTTGGCTGTTTCTCCAGGGGTCTCTGTGTTCTGAACCTTCTCCGGCATTCCCGACTTGAAACCCTGTTGGCTCTCTTCTGAGGCTTCTTCCTGTGAAGCCAGTCTTCAGCCAGGAGCCACACGACGGCCACCAGGACCAGGAAAGCTAGGCCAATCCGAAGGAGATTCTGGGCAGTGTGATCCCAGAGGGCGAGATCTGGGGTCAGAAGAACAGGAGATCACTGATGGGAACCTACTGGGGCCCTTTGCCgcatctctctccttcctcctccccagatcTTCCTTCCTCTGGCGCCTGCAGCCCCCGCTGCCGGCTTACCTTTCTCGAATGGTGTCTCTGTGGTTAACGGATAGGAGTCCCAGGGGTCTGCAGATGATAAGAAAAGTGAGGACGTGAGGAAAAGAGGTGACGGTGGCCTCCTCCGTCCTACCCTTGGATATAATCTACCCTGTGGCTTTTCTaggtccccaccccacactcCAGGCCCTACTGGCTTCATCTGACACACAGAACGGAGAAGTCAAAAGACAGATACGTCAGGGGAATAATCAGCTCCGGGACTATTACGAGTGTGTCTCCAGGCACGTcttctgtctgagcctcagtttcctcattaggtCAGTCACTGCCCCGTCTTCCTCCTCACACACAGTCTCACCATTCAGTCTCACCAGACTTCTTCGCGGTCCCAAATGAGCCCCCCCGCCGCCCGCGCACACCCCGCCGTCCCCTCTCTGGCGGCCTGCTCGCTGCCCACCCTGCCCATCTTTCTGCCGTGGGCACGAGCGCGGGCCACTCCCTCTCTCTGGAACCTTCTTTCTGCGGATAGCCGCAGGACCAGCGCCCTCAGCTCTTCCAGCTGTTTGACGCCTCCTTCTCTGCGAGGCGAATTTGGACCACCGTGTTTGATGCGGCGCCCCCCTCGTCTCAGCCCCCCCCCCAGCCGCGCCCGCTCCCGTCTGCCTTTCCGCGCACCGCGCGTCCCTCCTGTGTGCTGCTCCAGTGGCGTGTGTCTCCTGGCGCTGGCCCGCGGTCTGTCCTCTGCTACAACACAAGGGCCACACAAGCAAGGGCATTTGTCTGGCTGACAGACAGAACTGAAGCTCGCAGCACACGCTAGGCACTCAGGAGACACTTGGCATGAAAACCACGGTGTCTAGTGTCGGTGGGAGGCTTTGATTCCGTCCCCAAGTTTAGAAGGAGCTGTGGCTCACCAGGAGAAGACGTGTGCTCTGTGCGTGCAGCGCTGGTATCCCCGACATCGCCTGGCAATGgagacaaggggaaaaaagtcaagGGGCTTGGGTTTCCTCTGGTCTTGCCGCCTAGCCTCTACACACTGCGCCCCCGCCTCCCTCCTGCCATCTCTCTGGCCATCGTCTCCTCGTGAGCTGTCAGCTGGGCTTCAGGGAAATTGATGTGGACGAGGGCGTTGGTGAGAGGTCCCTTCTCTGCATCTCCCCACCTGCGCCCTCGCTGCCTTCCTCATCACTGTTTGGGGTTCGCTTAGGGATCCAGAAAGGAcgtggtggggtggtgggggatTCCTCACCTCTGACCAGGAGCTCCACAGGCTCACTGGGGAAGGACCACGCGTGGTTATTATAGGAGCCAAAACACCTGTACGTCCCTCTGTGGGCTGCGCTCACCGGGCCCACGGGGAACTCAGCCCAGATGTTCCCATATCTGCTCTGGGGGCGCCTGGGTGTTCCCTCCTTGAGCAGAAAGAACGTGTTTGTCGCTGCTGCTAGATGGCAGTAGAAGGTCACATTCTCTCCCGAGGCCACCTCAGGCCTGGGCTGGACTGAGAGGGTGGGCGTGTCATACATTCCTGTGAGAGAAGGGGGTTGGTGGGCAAAGGGAATCTTTCTCCGGCCTCCTGTATCTCCCATCCCCCTGTCCTTGGGACCAGGATGGCCGGATGTCGCTGCCCAGAATCTCCACCTCTTCTTCTGTTTCCTAGATCTGCCTCGGTCACGGACACACCCTTCCCGGTCGCTCCCTTCCAGACTGAGACAGTTACTCCCCTAGCTTCCAGGAGTGTTAATATGACTCTCTCCCTGGGAACCGCCCCACATCAGTGGTCCTCAGATTTGGTCCCTGAGACCAGCAATGTCAGCATCATCTGGAAGGTTGTTAGGAAATGCAGATTCCTAGGGTCCGTCTCAGACCCACTGCATCAGAAGCTCAGGGCAAGGACAGCCGTCtgtgttttaaaacattattattttttaaaattatagtagaATGTACACAAGCTTATCATAACTATTTTTAATTATAGAGGTCAGTGGTATAAGGTCCCCCACACTGTTGTACAACTGTCATCACCATTAATCTCCAGAACCtgtttcatcttgcagaactgaaacttgGTCCCAATTAAACACTGACTCTTTGttaccctccccccagcccctggcaaccaccgtcctactttctgtctctgaatttgaccaAGTGCCCCGTAGAAGTGGATCATACAGTATTGATCCTTCTATGACTGGACATTTCACCCCGtgtaatgtcctcaaagttcatccatgctgagccgtgtgtcagaatttcctccctATTTAAGGCCGAATAATACTCAGctgtatggatggaccacattttcttcatccgtCCATTCACTGCAGACACAGGTGGTttttaccttttggctattatgaatagtgcgtCCATGAACATGAGTTTATGGAAGTAACTGTGATTCTGATATTTCCTTAAGTTTGAGAGGCACACCCCCCAGTTATGGAACCATCTGACCCAAGATTACCTGGCCTCCCAATTACTTCAACCCCATtcactttgttttttccccatagCATCTTTTATCCTCATGTGCTATATAATTGATTTCAATTTTTTGACTTCGACTCATGGTCTGTCTTCTGCTAGAATACACGTGCCACAAACACAAGGATATTTGTCTGGAACCACCCCCGCCCCAGGAGCGGTTCTCATGCAACCCCCGGTGGATGCCGGGGGGTGCAGAGCCCCAGCCTTGTTTCGAGACCGCTCTGAAGGGCCATCCCAGTCCGGAGTTCCACGTTTGCCTGGCTGGGGTCCCCGCTGAAACTGCATCACAGTCCAACTCCGCCTTCTGCCCAGCCGgtttccctccctcaccccaggtGGTGTGTTGTGAGAAGACGCCACAGTAATCCCCCTTTGTGCACAGATACCCATCTCAGAGTCTCTTTTCTGAAGAACCCAAGACAAGTCTGCTCCTAGGACATAGAGCACATACCTCTAAAGATAACCCCTTGTAGGAAGTAATCAACCCCTTCACGTCACCCCCACGACAAGGGCCAGTATCTGAGTGAGGCCTGGGAGAGACTGAAGCGGGTGGGTAAGTGAACTCTCTCCAGGATTCCGGCTGAGGAGCAGAGTGGGACAGTTACCTGTTACCACCAGATCCAGGGGGTCACTGGGCTCTGACCAGAGCTCCCCACTTCGGTAGAAGCACCTGTATATCCCCGCGGTGTTTGAGGTCATGGCTGGGATGGGGAACTTGACTTTGTTCGTCATTCTCAATGACTTTGGTCTCTCTAAGGCAGAAAAGCCTCCCTCAAAATACAGCTGGTACTCAACGGCCCCGTGGGCTCCCTGACACCAGATGATCACCGGTTGTCCCTTCGGAACCATGAAACTGGGTTTGGCCCAGATGGCAGGTTTCGAGAGAGTCTCTGGAAGAGAATCAGAAGCTGGAGTTTCAGATGAAGCCCCGGCCACCCCACTGCCCGCCCAGCTGCTGGCCTCCAGCCCTCCTAGCAAGCcagagcccctgccctccccccctGTTGCTCCAGGGCGACCCTTAGTCTGGACCCAGACTCTGCGGCTTTGAAGGGAGGACTCACGCTTCTGCGTGCTGCTCCTCTGGCTCAGAAACAGCCCTGGAAAACAGGAATAATGAGACCTGCTGCCCCGCCCGCACACGACCCCTGAACTGCATTTCTCTCCCATGTAAGAACTCACCAAGAAAGAGCAAGGCAGCGAGCGCAGGAGGCATGGCTGAGGTTCTGCTGGGCTGATGTGGCGCAGCTGGGTGGAGACCGAGCCCGGCCGCCAGGGAGATGCACAGGATGTGGTCGGTGAAGCCCAGCATCATCAGCGTGGGACTTTCACACTGACCTTTTTCACGAGAAGATTCAAATGTCTCCCTCCACCTCTGGCCGTCGGGTGTGAGGACAGATGCATGGTGCCCATGACACCTACGATTGTACCTGTGCTTTCTAACCAGTATCTCTGACAATTTTCTGCGCCACCTGAAACTCATTTCTGGGTCAGCTTCTAAATTGTGAAATATGGACATTATGCCCCGGGAAGACATAGGGCAGGGTATAGAGTAAAAACGTTAGAATCATAAAAATGTGTTTAACCTTGGCTCCCCTGTGTACAGCATGCGTATGCTTGGATGTTAATTCATCTCATCAGAACGGAATGGTAACACTATCTTCTTCAGAGGTTTCTTATAGTAGTTcaataaaatgctatttttaggcaaaaatatattctatttcttacATA
This Camelus bactrianus isolate YW-2024 breed Bactrian camel chromosome 9, ASM4877302v1, whole genome shotgun sequence DNA region includes the following protein-coding sequences:
- the LOC105074347 gene encoding natural cytotoxicity triggering receptor 1 isoform X2, which codes for MSSRGIMSIFHNLEADPEMSFRWRRKLSEILVRKHRYNRRCHGHHASVLTPDGQRWRETFESSREKGQCESPTLMMLGFTDHILCISLAAGLGLHPAAPHQPSRTSAMPPALAALLFLGLFLSQRSSTQKQTLSKPAIWAKPSFMVPKGQPVIIWCQGAHGAVEYQLYFEGGFSALERPKSLRMTNKVKFPIPAMTSNTAGIYRCFYRSGELWSEPSDPLDLVVTGMYDTPTLSVQPRPEVASGENVTFYCHLAAATNTFFLLKEGTPRRPQSRYGNIWAEFPVGPVSAAHRGTYRCFGSYNNHAWSFPSEPVELLVRGDVGDTSAARTEHTSSPDPWDSYPLTTETPFEKDLALWDHTAQNLLRIGLAFLVLVAVVWLLAEDWLHRKKPQKRANRVSSRECRRRFRTQRPLEKQPRDVVATGKADSLS
- the LOC105074347 gene encoding natural cytotoxicity triggering receptor 1 isoform X1, giving the protein MSSRGIMSIFHNLEADPEMSFRWRRKLSEILVRKHRYNRRCHGHHASVLTPDGQRWRETFESSREKGQCESPTLMMLGFTDHILCISLAAGLGLHPAAPHQPSRTSAMPPALAALLFLGLFLSQRSSTQKQTLSKPAIWAKPSFMVPKGQPVIIWCQGAHGAVEYQLYFEGGFSALERPKSLRMTNKVKFPIPAMTSNTAGIYRCFYRSGELWSEPSDPLDLVVTGMYDTPTLSVQPRPEVASGENVTFYCHLAAATNTFFLLKEGTPRRPQSRYGNIWAEFPVGPVSAAHRGTYRCFGSYNNHAWSFPSEPVELLVRGDVGDTSAARTEHTSSPAEDRPRASARRHTPLEQHTGGTRDPWDSYPLTTETPFEKDLALWDHTAQNLLRIGLAFLVLVAVVWLLAEDWLHRKKPQKRANRVSSRECRRRFRTQRPLEKQPRDVVATGKADSLS